CCGAAGTATAATGCATCGACAAACACAGCCTTCGAATCATCAAACGGAAAGTCTAGTTCCATCACTGCATCTGCATATCTTTCCACAAAAGCAAACAACTGGATGATGAAAAATTATTGGACAACTTCAAGTTAACGAACATTAGCTTCGTCAACAACTGTACCTTTTTGAAAATCCAACAAAATCTGCTAAACCAACAGCTTGAGCTAGTAGTGAACGATCATCTTGAATATCGTGGTTAACCAGTTATTTCACCCTTATCATTGCCATTAAGACAAGCTTGTAATGCTACTAGGAATCATACTTACCTGGACGGGGTCTATGACTGATCATGAAGGGTCATGGCCTAGGTTAGTGACTTCCATTGCACTTTGGAAGGGCGCTCGCCTAAGATCTCCCCACTGAGGGAGAGTCTATGTCATAATTTGTTCCTGAGGGGGAACGTCCGCGCGGCCCTGCCAATCTTCCAAGTCAAAGTTTTATCTACGGTTTGTATTATTTAGCGTTTGCTCTTACCATAGTGCAGTTTGCTTGATCTGCAACACTTGATGATCTCGTCAGAATGTGTTGGACAATAAGTTTCTCTCGAAGATATGGAATTGCATTATCTTAATCATCAATTTTCttcgcaagaaaaaaaaaaaaaaaaaaatcttccaacTGTAGTTccccaattttatttatttttgataattttccgTTATGGCCTTTAAACAAGCCCTTCTGTTAAAACATGGCTGCCCAAAATCAAATTGAAGGCTACTATTCTAATAAGGTGAATTCGTTTGGATAGCAGGTGATCATCAGCCCTTGTGTTGTTTAAAGGCACTTAAGATAGGAGGGGCACTCAATTGCACTTTAAATATGGCCACACAAATTGACTCATGCATGTGGCTTGAAGATAAGATATGAAAAGGCCACATCCAAGAAATTTTACAGTCAATAAGACTAGTGGAGGTGGTGTTTACTAAACAGACCGATGGTGGTGTTGGGTTCCATTCATCATCACTTGATCTCTAAATCCGCAATAATAATCTCAGCAaacatttcttcctcttcttctgtgAACAAGTCACAGAGATTGTTCTCACAAGGCGGAATTCTTCAATATTAGCTACTTCctcaattttatcttcttttctaCATTTGGCGTCTTTTCAGTTGGAAATGCGTAGTAGAAGAAGAAGCACCTCAGCGCCAAGAAGAACGGGCCGTTCAGGTATTCGAAGAGCTTCTCCTTCGTGGTTTTTTATTAAGGACCTGAATTAGCTAAGACCTCGTCAGGCAGAAGCACAAATACTGAAGAAGTTCTTacgaaagaagaagatgaaactgcGAAAGTCGAAGGGACTGGTTCTGGTTTCATATGGGATAAAAGTGGACACATAGTGACCAATTATCATGTCATAGCTAAGTTGGCAACTGATACGACTGGACTTCAGCATTGCAAGGTATTTCTTGAGATGCACACGGGGAAAAGTTCTCCAAGGAAGGCAAACTTGTTGGTTTTGATCCCACGTATGCTTTGGCGGTTTTAAATATCGATGGGTCCGAAAAGGCGGGAATACTTATTAATGTAATAAAAATTAGTTTTAAAGTAAGACCAACACTGGGTTAGCCTTCATGCAAAAAAGATTTATTTTGACGAGAACCCTACACAACGAAGTATATCACAACGGGAAAGTAAACTGAATCCTAAATAATTTACAGATAAACTTCTTCTAATCGAATCGCGCTTTATCAAATCTAATGATATTTATTGTATAAATTCTCGGGATCGAGCCATCTGCTCCTTTATCCGAGAAAAGAATTCTTTTTTGCATGGTCCATCATtgatcccgagaatttctacaaTAAATTAGGTAGGTTACTAGTATAGTTCCTATCCACGATTCTGCTATTGTAATGGAATAATTTTACTGGAGTGGAATACAACACCCGGTGCATTACCCCAAGGTATCCTAAAGTTCCTCCACCGAACTTTACTACAGGGTCATCTCAAAGATCTCGGTCAGAGCAGGCATATGCCAACGTGAATACCACCTGAAGCACAGGCAAACAACCCGGTAAAGATACCCAATCTTGGGTGTGAAATAAATACCACGACTTCGTTCTTTTTCAATAAAATCATCACGTAGAAATCAACAAAGCCCAAGGTTATTTATCTTTCCCCTTCCAGTTATCTACTATGGTACCAGAGTGATATGATCTCCATCAGACATAGGAACTCCCAATTCTCTGGCAAATACAGCCCTTTTATCATTTCTTCGCATGTACCTGCAGTAGCATTCAAGTATGTCCTTTGATTTCACCACTGTTTCGGCCTGTGATTTATAAATTGCttcggcacaaaataagaaaggtCTCTCCAACGCATTAAAGGGTGAGTTCACGTTTTCATCATCTTGGTAAAATCAAGTTCCACCACGTAGACATCATAAACCGCCCTACCGTAGTTCTTAGCAGATAACCCCAATTTTGGTTTAGTACATCCCAATAGGGGACGACCATACTTATTCAATTTATCTCTTTCAACTTGGATACCGTGAGGTGGTCCTTGGAAAGTTTTAACATAAGCAACAGGAATTCGCAGATCCTCCAGACGTAGAGCACGAAGCGCTTTGAACCCAAATACATTACCCACGATGGAAGTAAACATGTTAGTAACAGAACCTTCTTCAAAAAGGTCTAAAGGATAAGCTACATAACAAATATATTGATTGTCTCCAGCAACGGGCTCGATGTCGTAGCATCTTCCTTTGTAACGATCAAGGCTGGTAAGTCCATCGGTCCACACAGTTGTCCATGTACCAGTAGAAGATTCGGCAGCTACCGCGGCCCCTGCTTCCTCAGGTGGAACTCCAGGTTGAGGAGTAACTCGGAATGCTGCCAAGATATCAGTATCCTTGGTTTCATAGTCAGGAGTATAATAAGTCAATTTGTAATCTTTAACACCAGCTTTGAATCCAACACCTGCTTTAGTCTCTGTTTGTGGTGACATAAGTCCCTCCCTACAACGCATGAATTAAGAATTCTCACAACGACAAGGTCTACTCGACATGAATTAGCCGTTAATGAAACCTTTAACAGGAATCTTTCACAAAACTCTCAACAAATATTATCAACTAATCAGAATGGTTGGTTGTTAGACCACGGTATTTGATTCGCCAAATACATCAACATCATTATTGTATACTCTTTCATATGTATGGCGCAACCCAATCCCTGTTTTTCAAGTTTCGAATCCCGTACTTTTTTTAATCtaaatttatcaaaaaaaggaAATTCACTCTTGACAGTGCTATATGTTGTATATGTAAATCCTAGATGTAAAACTATCCGGAATTCGTCCCTAAAAAGGTAGAGAAGAGGCGGAAAAATATATGCTGAAATAAGAAATAATGGCCAATGTGAAAAAATGAATCATAAATAGAGTTCAGGTTCGAATTCCATAGAAAATATGGGTGGGATTGTCTATAATGCTAGAGAACTGAAACGCTCCCTCATGGTTTTTATCCATCTACCTCATTTTTAGGTTGTGAAACTTGAAAATTAACTCATTGAACGAGTAAACAATCGAATTGGAGTCGCTTGAATGGTACCAACGAAATCAAGTACTAACTCCTATTTATTATTGTATTGAATTAACCGATCAACCTGCTTGCTATCGGACATTTTTTTCGGTTTACAAAATGCAAAGAATTTCTACATATTTCACTTTATCATTATTATGAAAACAAATCCTACCCCTTCGGGTCTCGGGGTTT
This genomic stretch from Papaver somniferum cultivar HN1 chromosome 5, ASM357369v1, whole genome shotgun sequence harbors:
- the LOC113284131 gene encoding uncharacterized protein LOC113284131; translated protein: MRCREGLMSPQTETKAGVGFKAGVKDYKLTYYTPDYETKDTDILAAFRVTPQPGVPPEEAGAAVAAESSTGTWTTVWTDGLTSLDRYKGRCYDIEPVAGDNQYICYVAYPLDLFEEGSVTNMFTSIVGNVFGFKALRALRLEDLRIPVAYVKTFQGPPHGIQVERDKLNKYGRPLLGCTKPKLGLSAKNYGRAVYDVYVVELDFTKMMKT